The proteins below are encoded in one region of Helianthus annuus cultivar XRQ/B chromosome 2, HanXRQr2.0-SUNRISE, whole genome shotgun sequence:
- the LOC110905134 gene encoding uncharacterized protein LOC110905134: MDSPSSSSMLNYCYHDFFADGDGSTDEEVEQEAVTGACKLAMRYSEHCRRPQAKKGKRGYIERDRRGAHDRLMKDYFDEEPTYSNEMFRRRFRMSKRLFLRIVHDLEANYDFFKQKSDARGELGFTGIQKCTSALRILAYGNTTDINDEYLKMGEKTTRDSLEHFCRGIIDVYGARYLRTPTWEDLQKIYEVHNAEHGLPGMIGSIDCMHNMILEDEGKARCQNYVPEAVQEEHPQASMEERSHAIV; encoded by the exons ATGGATTCTCCTAGTTCTTCCTCCATGCTAAACTATTGCTATCACGACTTTTTTGCGGATGGCGATGGTTCAACCGATGAGGAGGttgagcaagaggcggttacggGTGCTTGTAAACTAGCGATGAGATATTCCGAGCATTGTCGTCGCCCACAAGCCAAAAAAGGTAAAAGAGGTTATATTGAACGAGACCGACGCGGGGCACACGATCGTTTGATGAAAGATTATTTTGATGAGGAGCCGACATATTCGAACGAAATGTTTAGACGTCGTTTCCGAATGAGTAAGCGGTTATTTCTACGTATAGTCCACGACTTGGAAGCCAACTacgatttttttaaacaaaaatcgGATGCGAGAGGGGAACTTGGATTTACCGGTATCCAAAAGTGTACCTCGGCGTTACGAATCCTTGCTTATGGAAACACTACCGACATCAATGACGAGTATCTAAAAATGGGGGAGAAAACAACGAGAGATAGCTTGGAGCATTTTTGTCGCG gtATAATTGATGTGTACGGTGCGCGTTATCTTAGAACGCCTACATGGGAGGACCTTCAAAAGATCTACGAGGTACATAATGCCGAGCATGGTTTGCCTGGTATGATCGGGAGCATAGATTgcatgcacaacatgattttggaagacgaaggaaaggCAAGATGCCAGAATTATGTGCCAGAAGCCGTTCAAGAGGAGCATCCACAGGcgtcaatggaagaaaga AGTCATGCTATAGTATAG
- the LOC110920734 gene encoding serine/threonine-protein kinase-like protein At3g51990 — MGYLSSCNAESAISTCDSYNLTKKSLSNPQNKQFKLRKFRFADLESATNRFSESNFLGKGSHGSVYRAALDGGALITAVKRTTVNHSPERNTAASPAENEIETLSRVRNPRLVNLLGFGTDPIDGRKLIVVEYMPNGSLYDLLHKNDTRTFGLSKRVRIAIQVAKAIHHLHTSNPPVIHRDIKSSNVLFDGKWNARLGDFGLALRGHVEDVKVQCTPPAGTLGYLDPCYLAPGDLSAKSDVFSFGILLLEIFSGRNAIDLRFSPPSVVDWAVPIIRSGDYSEIFDRNVDVTADETAVRMLAVLAARCVRSTAEKRPAMAEVVQCLTAASKRLTSQVWNGFGRVRRRVRVTSPPLIEYEALVESTETVIVSSRRVRKVSGVTSEQVKGRSDGGCVGRSRSIGSVDEIGFGPLDGMKCGVSVKGMMSRSKSTGELQKRYGGIVLQMIRNPNVRELESSKLLVRFR; from the coding sequence ATGGGTTACCTTTCGTCATGTAATGCAGAATCAGCCATTTCCACATGCGATTCCTACAATCTAACCAAGAAATCGCTCTCCAATCCTCAAAACAAGCAGTTTAAGCTCAGAAAATTCCGTTTTGCAGATCTTGAATCCGCTACGAACCGATTTTCCGAGAGTAACTTCCTCGGAAAAGGAAGTCATGGCTCGGTGTACCGAGCCGCGCTCGACGGCGGCGCTTTGATCACCGCCGTGAAACGAACTACCGTTAATCATTCGCCGGAGCGTAACACCGCCGCTAGTCCGGCGGAAAACGAGATCGAGACGCTATCTCGTGTTCGTAACCCTAGGTTAGTGAATCTGCTAGGGTTTGGAACAGATCCGATCGACGGAAGAAAACTTATTGTTGTTGAATACATGCCGAACGGTTCATTGTACGATTTGTTACACAAAAACGATACACGAACGTTCGGATTATCAAAACGAGTACGGATCGCGATTCAGGTAGCGAAAGCGATTCATCATCTTCATACCTCAAATCCGCCGGTGATTCACCGTGATATTAAGTCGTCAAACGTGTTGTTCGACGGAAAATGGAACGCTAGGTTAGGTGATTTCGGATTGGCGTTGAGAGGACACGTGGAGGACGTGAAGGTGCAATGCACACCCCCGGCCGGTACGTTAGGTTATCTCGATCCGTGCTATCTTGCACCGGGAGATCTCAGCGCCAAAAGTGACGTCTTCAGTTTCGGAATTTTGTTACTCGAGATATTTTCCGGTAGAAACGCGATTGATTTGAGGTTTAGTCCACCGTCGGTGGTGGATTGGGCGGTTCCGATCATCAGATCCGGTGATTACAGCGAGATATTCGATCGGAATGTTGACGTCACGGCGGACGAAACCGCCGTGAGGATGCTAGCGGTGTTGGCGGCGAGGTGTGTCAGATCGACGGCGGAGAAGCGGCCGGcgatggcggaggtggtgcagTGTTTAACCGCGGCGAGTAAGCGATTGACGTCACAAGTATGGAACGGTTTCGGGCGTGTGCGGCGGCGCGTGAGAGTGACGTCACCGCCGTTGATTGAATATGAGGCGTTGGTTGAGAGTACCGAGACGGTTATTGTATCGAGTAGGAGGGTGAGGAAAGTATCCGGTGTGACGAGTGAGCAGGTAAAGGGGAGATCCGACGGTGGTTGTGTGGGGAGATCGAGATCGATTGGGTCTGTAGATGAGATTGGATTTGGACCGTTGGATGGGATGAAATGTGGGGTGAGTGTGAAGGGGATGATGAGTAGGTCAAAGTCAACGGGGGAGTTACAGAAAAGATATGGTGGGATTGTGTTGCAGATGATTAGGAATCCTAATGTTCGAGAATTGGAATCATCAAAGTTACTTGTGAGGTTTAGATGA